A single genomic interval of Nitratidesulfovibrio sp. SRB-5 harbors:
- the cysK gene encoding cysteine synthase A has translation MKIARDMTELVGRTPLVRLNRVSEGCATEVVAKLEFNNPCASVKDRIALAMIDGAMERGELAPGGLLVEPTSGNTGVGLAFVAAVRGLTLVLTMPESMSNERKALLRGFGARLVLTPASKGMRGAIEEAERIVAETPGAVMLGQFVNPDNPLVHRKTTAEEIWADTDGKVDAFVAGVGTGGTISGTGRRLRELNPAIRIVAVEPDESPVLSGGAPGPHPIQGIGAGFVPPVLDTKVYDEIIRVPGKDALATARRLLREEGILCGVSSGANAFAAMAVARRPEMAGKRVVFVVCDTGERYLSTPLFTEMPD, from the coding sequence ATGAAGATCGCCCGCGACATGACGGAACTGGTAGGCCGCACCCCCCTGGTGCGCCTGAACCGCGTCAGCGAAGGCTGCGCGACCGAGGTGGTGGCGAAGCTGGAATTCAACAACCCCTGCGCCTCGGTGAAGGACCGCATTGCCCTGGCCATGATCGACGGGGCCATGGAGCGCGGCGAACTGGCCCCCGGCGGCCTGCTGGTGGAACCCACCAGCGGCAACACCGGCGTGGGGCTGGCCTTCGTGGCGGCGGTGCGCGGCCTTACCCTTGTGCTGACCATGCCCGAAAGCATGAGCAACGAGCGCAAGGCGCTGCTGCGCGGCTTTGGCGCACGGCTGGTGCTGACCCCGGCCTCCAAGGGCATGCGGGGCGCCATAGAGGAAGCCGAGCGCATCGTGGCCGAAACGCCCGGCGCGGTGATGCTGGGCCAGTTCGTGAACCCGGACAACCCGCTGGTGCACCGCAAGACCACGGCGGAGGAAATCTGGGCCGACACCGATGGCAAGGTGGACGCCTTCGTGGCGGGCGTGGGCACAGGCGGCACCATCAGCGGCACCGGCAGGCGGCTGCGCGAGCTGAACCCGGCCATCAGGATCGTTGCCGTGGAACCGGACGAATCGCCCGTGCTGTCGGGCGGCGCGCCCGGCCCGCACCCCATCCAGGGCATTGGCGCGGGCTTCGTGCCCCCGGTGCTGGACACCAAGGTCTACGACGAGATCATCCGCGTGCCCGGCAAGGATGCCCTGGCCACGGCACGGCGGCTGCTGCGCGAGGAAGGCATCCTGTGCGGCGTCTCGTCCGGGGCCAACGCCTTTGCCGCCATGGCCGTGGCGCGCCGCCCGGAAATGGCGGGCAAGCGCGTGGTGTTCGTGGTGTGCGATACCGGCGAGCGGTATCTTTCGACCCCGCTGTTTACCGAAATGCCCGACTAG
- the epsC gene encoding serine O-acetyltransferase EpsC → MKKLDDLDARSLQGMPELERIVDEMCAPESYEAVYHRSLHDAPMPSLEALAEMVSRLRAALLPGFFGAATVHMESMRYHLAANLDSIYRILSEQIRRGACFTCADFARECGSCELHSRDKAIQFLQRLPEIRRMLASDVKAAYEGDPAAKSPGETVFCYPSIAAMINHRIAHELYRMEVPLIPRIISEMAHSRTGIDIHPGARIGEEFFIDHGTGVVIGETCIIGRGCRIYQGVTLGALSFPKDGDGVLIKGNPRHPILEDNVTVYAGATILGRVTIGTGSMIGGNVWVTHDVPPGSKIVQQRSAKPMPDEEMVGRK, encoded by the coding sequence ATGAAGAAACTCGACGACCTCGACGCCCGCTCGCTGCAAGGCATGCCCGAACTGGAACGCATCGTGGACGAGATGTGCGCGCCGGAATCGTACGAAGCGGTCTACCACCGCTCGCTGCACGACGCGCCCATGCCCTCGCTGGAAGCGCTGGCCGAAATGGTCAGCCGCCTGCGTGCCGCGCTGCTGCCCGGCTTTTTCGGCGCGGCCACCGTACATATGGAATCGATGCGCTACCATCTGGCCGCCAATCTCGATTCCATCTACCGCATCCTGTCCGAGCAGATCCGTCGTGGGGCGTGTTTCACCTGTGCCGACTTCGCCCGTGAATGCGGCAGCTGCGAACTGCACTCGCGCGACAAGGCCATCCAGTTCCTGCAACGGCTGCCGGAAATCCGCCGCATGCTGGCCAGCGACGTGAAGGCCGCCTACGAAGGCGACCCCGCCGCCAAAAGCCCCGGCGAAACGGTGTTCTGCTACCCGTCCATCGCGGCCATGATCAACCACCGCATCGCGCACGAACTGTACCGCATGGAGGTGCCGCTGATCCCGCGCATCATCAGCGAAATGGCCCACTCGCGCACGGGTATCGACATTCACCCCGGCGCGCGCATCGGCGAGGAATTCTTCATCGACCACGGCACCGGCGTGGTCATCGGCGAAACGTGCATCATCGGGCGCGGCTGCCGCATCTACCAGGGGGTGACCCTGGGCGCGCTGTCCTTCCCCAAGGACGGCGACGGCGTGCTGATCAAGGGCAACCCGCGCCACCCCATCCTGGAAGACAACGTCACGGTGTACGCCGGGGCCACCATCCTTGGCCGGGTGACCATCGGCACGGGCTCCATGATCGGCGGCAACGTGTGGGTGACCCACGACGTGCCGCCCGGCTCCAAGATCGTGCAGCAGCGCTCGGCCAAACCCATGCCCGACGAGGAGATGGTGGGGCGGAAATAA
- a CDS encoding carboxymuconolactone decarboxylase family protein — translation MAAGTEMADEGARAETRYQRGLRVLSQVDGTAGEQVVAKLAEFAPDFARLLVEFPFGDVYARPLLGLREREIATIAALTAMGTARPQLEVHIAAGLHVGLAREEIMEVIMQMAVYAGFPAALNGIAAAREVFGRHDAAREGGGA, via the coding sequence ATGGCGGCTGGAACGGAGATGGCGGACGAGGGGGCAAGGGCGGAAACCCGCTACCAGCGCGGGCTGCGGGTGCTGTCACAGGTGGACGGCACGGCGGGCGAGCAGGTGGTGGCGAAGCTGGCGGAATTCGCGCCGGATTTCGCGCGGCTGCTGGTGGAATTTCCCTTTGGCGACGTGTATGCGCGGCCCCTGCTTGGCCTGCGCGAGCGCGAGATCGCCACCATCGCCGCGCTGACGGCCATGGGCACGGCGCGCCCCCAACTGGAGGTGCACATAGCCGCCGGGCTGCACGTGGGCCTTGCCCGCGAGGAGATCATGGAGGTTATCATGCAGATGGCGGTGTACGCGGGCTTTCCCGCCGCACTCAACGGCATTGCCGCCGCGCGCGAGGTGTTCGGGCGGCATGACGCGGCACGGGAGGGGGGCGGGGCGTAG
- a CDS encoding VOC family protein, whose amino-acid sequence MPIPRICLLTLGVADLARSRAFYEALGWKPAYPDCDKIVFFQVGELAVALYPREELLQDCGMAGASPAPGGITLAHNVAERAMVDALMAEAVAAGGTVLDAPRDKPWGYTGYFADPDGHPWEVAHVPSLQLDEAGRIVLG is encoded by the coding sequence ATGCCCATCCCCCGCATCTGCCTGCTGACCCTTGGCGTGGCCGACCTTGCCCGCAGCCGGGCCTTTTACGAGGCCCTGGGCTGGAAGCCCGCCTACCCGGATTGCGACAAGATCGTGTTCTTCCAGGTGGGCGAACTGGCCGTGGCCCTGTACCCGCGCGAGGAACTGCTGCAAGACTGCGGCATGGCCGGGGCCAGCCCCGCGCCGGGGGGCATTACCCTGGCCCACAACGTGGCCGAGCGGGCCATGGTGGATGCGCTGATGGCCGAGGCCGTGGCGGCGGGCGGCACGGTGCTGGATGCCCCGCGCGACAAGCCGTGGGGCTACACCGGCTACTTCGCCGACCCGGATGGCCACCCGTGGGAAGTGGCCCACGTGCCCTCGCTGCAACTGGACGAGGCCGGGCGAATCGTTCTCGGCTGA
- a CDS encoding tRNA dihydrouridine synthase, with protein sequence MPMTSPPNMPLPGALPGAAPGIALETASNPAPVGDAALAARLRQPLTVGGRTVPGRLWLAPMAGLGHAAFREVVEGYGGCGLLFTGMCNARAVPTERPEKSEAFSWRAGEPPRLVCQLFGAEPEHMAEGARRVQAEGFFGVDLNMGCSVSAIVKRGCGADLLRDPERAVRMVAAVRRTVDIPVFVKFRTGWSPDPQPAVDLARRFEDAGADCLVFHPRVAPDRRTQPPRRAHIGLVKAAVSIPVMGNGDVFTPEDCARLLDDTGCDGVSLGRIAVARPWVFAAWTGMVDDDPDRNPAPWREAPLALLDALARRHGPARAVRMFGKFLVYITGNFTYGNGLRGRLLRVTGRTPASFGADDPGALRALQDALRAELDPLPAVLRRPSALLFGM encoded by the coding sequence ATGCCGATGACGTCCCCTCCGAACATGCCCCTGCCCGGTGCCCTGCCCGGCGCCGCCCCCGGCATCGCCCTCGAAACCGCCTCCAACCCCGCTCCAGTGGGTGATGCGGCCCTTGCCGCGCGCCTGCGCCAGCCGCTGACCGTGGGCGGGCGCACCGTACCGGGGCGGCTGTGGCTGGCCCCCATGGCCGGGCTGGGCCACGCCGCCTTCCGCGAGGTGGTGGAAGGCTACGGCGGCTGCGGCCTGCTGTTCACCGGCATGTGCAACGCCCGCGCCGTGCCCACGGAACGTCCGGAAAAGTCCGAGGCGTTCTCGTGGCGCGCGGGCGAGCCGCCCCGGCTGGTCTGCCAGCTGTTCGGGGCGGAGCCGGAGCACATGGCCGAGGGTGCGCGCCGGGTGCAGGCCGAAGGCTTTTTCGGCGTGGACCTGAACATGGGCTGCTCGGTGTCCGCCATTGTCAAGCGCGGCTGCGGCGCGGACCTGCTGCGCGACCCGGAGCGCGCCGTGCGCATGGTGGCGGCGGTGCGCCGCACCGTGGACATTCCGGTGTTCGTCAAGTTCCGCACCGGCTGGTCGCCGGACCCGCAGCCCGCCGTGGACCTGGCCCGCCGCTTCGAGGACGCCGGGGCCGACTGCCTGGTCTTTCACCCCCGCGTGGCTCCGGACCGCCGCACCCAGCCGCCCCGGCGCGCCCACATCGGGCTGGTAAAGGCGGCGGTGTCCATCCCGGTCATGGGCAACGGCGACGTGTTCACGCCGGAGGACTGCGCCAGACTGCTGGACGACACCGGCTGCGACGGCGTGTCGCTGGGGCGCATCGCCGTGGCCCGGCCATGGGTGTTCGCGGCCTGGACTGGCATGGTGGACGACGACCCGGACCGCAACCCCGCCCCGTGGCGCGAAGCCCCGCTGGCCCTGCTGGACGCGCTGGCCCGGCGGCACGGCCCGGCCCGCGCGGTGCGCATGTTCGGCAAGTTCCTGGTCTACATCACCGGCAACTTCACCTACGGCAACGGGCTGCGCGGGCGGCTGCTGCGGGTGACGGGCCGGACGCCCGCGTCTTTTGGAGCGGACGATCCCGGCGCCCTGCGCGCGTTGCAGGATGCCCTGCGGGCCGAACTGGACCCGCTGCCCGCCGTGCTGCGTCGCCCCAGCGCGTTGCTGTTCGGCATGTAG
- a CDS encoding MerR family transcriptional regulator, whose amino-acid sequence MRIRDVAATTGLSAHTLRWYEKIGLLRSVERDRGGRRLFTQDDLRWLEFIGRLREMDMPVREMVRYAELRERGQQGDATLAARRELLEGHRQRVRERMDRLAACLTHLDDKIAWYRGQEDDHA is encoded by the coding sequence ATGCGCATCCGCGACGTGGCGGCAACCACCGGGCTGAGCGCCCACACCCTGCGCTGGTACGAAAAGATCGGCCTGCTGCGCTCGGTGGAGCGCGACCGGGGCGGGCGCAGGCTGTTCACGCAGGACGACCTGCGCTGGCTGGAATTCATAGGCAGGCTGCGAGAGATGGACATGCCCGTGCGCGAAATGGTGCGCTACGCGGAACTGCGAGAGCGGGGGCAGCAGGGCGATGCCACGCTGGCGGCCCGGCGGGAACTGCTGGAAGGACACCGCCAGCGCGTGCGCGAGCGCATGGACCGGCTGGCGGCGTGCCTGACCCATCTGGATGACAAGATTGCCTGGTATCGCGGGCAGGAGGACGACCATGCATGA